A stretch of the Thalassotalea euphylliae genome encodes the following:
- a CDS encoding DUF2802 domain-containing protein, with translation MSSQVNALEMLTADLQANIHNIAQKNAELNDLISTQNTENEQVSRQLEHRIKGQQQAIANITQQLTLIDEQQPQDKFYHRASKLAAKGASAEEIMAECELPRAEVEMLLAIYKQNNNE, from the coding sequence TTGAGTAGCCAGGTAAATGCGCTCGAAATGCTAACAGCTGATTTACAAGCCAATATTCATAACATCGCGCAAAAAAACGCGGAACTTAATGACCTTATCAGTACTCAAAACACGGAAAATGAGCAAGTGTCTAGGCAACTTGAGCACCGAATCAAAGGTCAGCAGCAAGCAATTGCAAACATAACCCAACAGCTTACCTTAATTGATGAGCAGCAACCCCAAGATAAATTCTATCATCGCGCTTCAAAGCTCGCAGCTAAAGGCGCTAGTGCTGAGGAAATTATGGCGGAGTGTGAGTTACCGCGTGCTGAGGTTGAAATGTTGCTAGCCATATACAAACAGAACAACAATGAATAG
- a CDS encoding flagellar motor protein MotB, giving the protein MSRLRIKRHDVEHDDVHRWLVSYADYMTLLFALFVVLYAMAMINEEPFETMTDSIGRVFQANDELPKNRGHGDDILPVNSSKTNKRLYGDGLKDDAGPELTDGQPILSNIADSDVGTNLTSLEEKLHTALYDIIESGYAQLKIDGDWLEIELNSGLLFPSGSSSPTRSADAILTVINQVLADVTNFVRVRGYTDNQPINNEIFSSNWELSVSRATAILRLLEELGVTPARMAIEGYGEYYPSADNSTSQGRAQNRKVVIAISKYGLDQESLLDTPTISVKDVEAIKEVVDSTGEDNKINIIRLENGAIRITTRNEDETNNSSE; this is encoded by the coding sequence ATGAGTAGGCTCAGAATAAAGCGCCATGATGTTGAACATGATGATGTTCACCGTTGGCTGGTGTCTTATGCCGACTACATGACGTTGCTGTTTGCGCTGTTCGTGGTTTTGTACGCCATGGCGATGATCAATGAAGAGCCATTTGAAACAATGACAGACTCAATAGGGCGAGTGTTCCAAGCAAATGACGAATTGCCTAAAAACCGCGGTCACGGTGACGACATTTTGCCCGTGAATTCGAGTAAAACGAATAAGCGTTTATATGGCGACGGTTTAAAAGATGATGCTGGTCCCGAGTTAACCGATGGTCAGCCAATACTGTCTAACATTGCAGATAGCGACGTTGGCACTAACCTGACCTCGTTAGAAGAAAAACTGCATACCGCTTTATACGACATCATTGAATCTGGTTATGCCCAGTTAAAAATAGATGGTGACTGGCTGGAAATAGAGCTCAACAGTGGCTTGCTATTTCCTAGTGGCTCTTCTTCTCCAACGCGTTCAGCAGACGCGATACTAACTGTTATCAACCAAGTACTTGCTGATGTGACTAATTTTGTGCGCGTACGAGGCTATACTGATAACCAACCCATTAATAACGAAATATTCTCTTCTAACTGGGAACTTTCAGTATCCAGAGCAACTGCGATTTTACGCTTGCTTGAAGAGCTTGGGGTAACTCCAGCAAGAATGGCAATAGAAGGCTATGGAGAGTATTATCCCAGCGCAGATAACAGCACGTCACAGGGACGAGCGCAAAATCGAAAAGTTGTTATCGCTATTTCAAAATATGGGCTAGATCAAGAAAGCTTACTCGATACCCCAACTATCAGTGTAAAAGACGTAGAAGCGATTAAGGAAGTGGTTGATTCTACAGGTGAAGATAATAAAATTAACATCATTCGTTTAGAAAATGGTGCAATCCGCATCACGACGCGTAATGAAGACGAAACTAACAACTCAAGTGAATAG
- a CDS encoding chemotaxis protein CheW, with product MSRSLAASQKVMRSYLSELLTDEAEQPVERQPSAQTSSQPDKSQSALQHKEPDSEKLEKLLENVAKPSLPVTDKVTSTRAEARAKVVAPQVAKQQTAPKVAKPKVAAPASDKLANETASDSTAIATAKSQQQVPVKAKKDYREGSFQAMFFDVAGLTIAVPLIELGGIHNVESINSLMGKPDWFKGVMLHREEKINVVDTALWVMPEKCDQQLMDSLAYQYIIMLSNSQWGLMAEHLVDTVTLEQSDVKWMDSNPKRPWLAGLVKERMCALLDIDALIKMLDQGLSVYPN from the coding sequence ATGTCAAGATCGCTAGCTGCTAGCCAAAAAGTGATGAGGTCTTATTTATCAGAGCTACTGACGGATGAGGCTGAACAGCCTGTTGAACGTCAACCATCAGCACAAACAAGCTCACAACCTGATAAAAGCCAGAGCGCGCTTCAACATAAAGAGCCAGACAGCGAGAAGCTTGAAAAGTTACTTGAGAATGTTGCCAAACCAAGCTTACCTGTTACGGATAAAGTTACCTCGACACGAGCAGAGGCCAGAGCAAAGGTAGTAGCACCACAGGTCGCTAAGCAACAAACGGCGCCTAAGGTTGCAAAACCTAAAGTTGCAGCACCTGCGTCAGATAAGTTAGCTAACGAGACAGCGTCTGACAGCACAGCCATTGCGACAGCAAAGAGCCAGCAGCAAGTACCAGTAAAAGCGAAAAAAGATTATCGTGAAGGTAGTTTTCAGGCGATGTTTTTTGATGTAGCAGGGCTTACTATTGCCGTACCATTAATTGAGTTAGGTGGTATTCACAATGTTGAGAGCATTAATAGCTTGATGGGCAAACCTGACTGGTTCAAAGGGGTTATGTTACATCGCGAAGAAAAAATTAATGTCGTTGATACCGCATTGTGGGTAATGCCTGAAAAATGCGATCAACAATTAATGGATTCATTAGCTTATCAATATATTATAATGTTGAGTAATAGCCAGTGGGGCTTGATGGCTGAGCACCTTGTAGATACAGTTACACTAGAGCAAAGTGACGTGAAGTGGATGGATAGCAACCCTAAACGCCCTTGGCTAGCTGGTCTGGTTAAAGAACGTATGTGTGCGCTATTAGATATTGACGCCTTGATTAAAATGCTAGATCAAGGGTTGAGCGTCTATCCAAATTAG
- a CDS encoding MlaA family lipoprotein — MNKPIHRALRAAFSLRAVKVVALLSVLAVSGCSSTSQVEGDPKDPLETVNRASWTFTWDYADKYVLKPAATAYTEYTPTFLRSGLHNMALNLNEPSSFINNLLQGKFSNAGKSAGRFVLNSTVGLLGFFDPASDFGWTGTQEEFGEVMAVYGVGDGPYIVIPALGPSSVRDEVGDFVDRYYWPLAVIDFWPNLVRSAIIGLEARASLTQQEQLINNAIDPYEFVKQAYFQNMEYRVYDGKPPIKVDEEEEAELDAYLDELDEE, encoded by the coding sequence GTGAATAAACCTATCCATCGAGCATTGCGTGCCGCTTTTTCATTACGTGCGGTAAAAGTGGTTGCTTTGTTATCTGTCTTAGCAGTATCAGGCTGCTCTTCAACGTCACAAGTAGAAGGTGACCCTAAAGACCCATTAGAGACTGTTAACAGAGCTTCGTGGACATTTACATGGGACTACGCTGATAAATATGTGTTAAAGCCAGCAGCAACAGCCTACACAGAGTATACGCCAACGTTTTTACGTTCAGGCCTGCACAACATGGCTCTCAACCTTAATGAACCATCTTCTTTTATTAATAACCTGCTACAAGGTAAGTTTTCCAATGCAGGTAAAAGTGCAGGGCGATTTGTACTTAACTCTACGGTAGGTCTACTTGGCTTTTTTGACCCTGCGAGTGATTTTGGTTGGACGGGCACGCAAGAAGAGTTTGGCGAAGTAATGGCGGTATACGGCGTAGGTGATGGTCCTTATATCGTCATCCCAGCACTTGGGCCGAGCTCGGTGCGAGACGAAGTAGGTGATTTTGTCGATCGTTATTACTGGCCTTTAGCTGTTATCGACTTTTGGCCCAACCTAGTGCGTAGTGCCATCATAGGTTTAGAAGCAAGAGCATCTTTAACGCAGCAAGAACAGCTTATCAATAATGCAATTGACCCTTACGAGTTTGTTAAACAAGCTTATTTCCAGAACATGGAATATCGCGTCTATGATGGCAAACCGCCGATAAAGGTAGACGAAGAGGAAGAAGCTGAGCTTGATGCCTATTTAGACGAACTAGATGAAGAGTAA
- a CDS encoding chemotaxis protein CheW, producing the protein MSDERRSANESVDTNDEVLQWVTFKLEQETYGINVMQVQEVLRYTEIAPVPGAPDYVLGIINLRGNVVTVIDTRSRFGLQAAEITDNTRIVIIEAEKQVIGILVDSVAEVVYLKVSEIDVAPNVGNEESAKFIQGVSNREGELLILVDLNKLLSDDEWDELKQF; encoded by the coding sequence ATGTCTGATGAAAGACGTAGTGCAAATGAGTCAGTAGACACTAATGATGAAGTGTTACAATGGGTAACTTTCAAGTTAGAGCAAGAAACTTACGGTATCAATGTAATGCAGGTACAAGAAGTATTGCGTTACACTGAAATTGCACCAGTACCAGGTGCGCCAGATTATGTGTTAGGTATTATTAACCTGCGTGGTAATGTGGTAACCGTTATAGATACGCGCTCACGTTTTGGTTTACAAGCGGCAGAAATTACCGATAACACGCGTATCGTTATTATTGAAGCTGAAAAGCAAGTTATTGGTATTTTAGTTGATAGCGTTGCGGAAGTAGTTTACTTAAAAGTTTCTGAAATCGATGTGGCACCAAATGTTGGTAACGAAGAAAGTGCTAAGTTTATCCAAGGTGTATCTAACCGCGAAGGTGAATTGTTGATTCTTGTTGATCTGAATAAATTATTATCAGACGACGAGTGGGATGAATTGAAACAATTCTAA
- a CDS encoding flagellar motor protein yields MDKLSIAGLIVALLAIYLGFSIEGGAIGTLFELPAFIIVVGGTMGAVLLQSSKAQFSHAMSLLPWIFTPPKFDIDKGIDDIVEWAQQARESGYLVLENVAMDVEDRFVNKGLNFLADGIETEQLITSVELDLELYREHSLRSARIFESMGGYSPTIGILGAVLGLIQAMSNLSDPDMLGQGIATAFVATIYGVGFANLIYIPVANKIRAIVHQQTMYREMMAQGLIAISQGENPHAIENRLSAFRLQE; encoded by the coding sequence ATGGATAAGCTCAGTATTGCTGGGCTTATTGTTGCGCTACTTGCGATATATTTGGGATTTAGCATTGAAGGTGGTGCCATCGGCACCTTGTTTGAGCTCCCCGCGTTTATTATCGTCGTTGGTGGCACTATGGGCGCAGTGCTGCTCCAGTCATCCAAAGCACAATTTAGCCACGCAATGTCCTTATTGCCTTGGATTTTTACACCTCCAAAATTTGATATCGATAAAGGCATTGACGACATTGTTGAGTGGGCACAGCAAGCCAGAGAGTCTGGTTATTTAGTGTTGGAAAATGTCGCGATGGATGTTGAAGACCGCTTTGTCAACAAAGGCTTAAACTTCCTCGCCGATGGCATTGAAACTGAACAGCTTATTACTTCAGTGGAGCTAGACTTAGAGCTTTATCGCGAACATAGCCTGCGCTCGGCAAGAATCTTTGAATCTATGGGAGGATATAGCCCAACCATTGGTATTCTAGGGGCCGTATTAGGCCTTATCCAAGCGATGAGTAACTTGTCTGACCCAGATATGTTGGGCCAAGGTATCGCAACGGCTTTTGTTGCGACAATTTACGGCGTTGGTTTTGCTAATTTAATATACATTCCTGTCGCCAACAAAATCCGTGCTATTGTTCACCAGCAAACTATGTATCGTGAGATGATGGCTCAAGGTCTAATCGCAATTTCACAAGGGGAAAACCCACACGCTATTGAAAATCGTTTGTCAGCGTTTAGGTTGCAAGAATGA
- a CDS encoding ParA family protein: MVVWTIANQKGGVGKTTSTITLGGLLAERGHKVLLVDTDPHASLSYYFGIESEDLELSVYDLFVKVSTKEQIEQTLCPTEYKNIDILPATMGLATLDRSLGSKGGMGLVLKKAIQKLEGQYDYVLMDCPPVLGVLMVNALAASDRIIVPVQTEFLALKGLDRMMKTMEIMQGEQQEPFTYTIVPTMFDKRTKASLLAYQKLQELYGDKVWPGVVPVDTNFRNASVSQKVPSDYAGNSRGVYAYKSLLKHLIKLTAVNK; encoded by the coding sequence TTGGTCGTTTGGACAATCGCTAATCAAAAAGGCGGGGTGGGTAAAACCACCTCAACAATAACCTTAGGGGGCTTGTTGGCCGAACGCGGACATAAAGTGCTATTGGTAGACACTGATCCTCATGCGTCGCTGAGTTATTATTTTGGTATCGAATCTGAAGATTTAGAGCTGAGCGTATACGATCTTTTTGTCAAAGTATCGACTAAAGAGCAGATAGAACAAACACTTTGCCCAACCGAATATAAGAATATTGATATCTTGCCTGCGACCATGGGGCTAGCAACACTAGACCGTTCGCTTGGTAGTAAAGGTGGCATGGGCTTAGTGCTGAAAAAAGCAATACAAAAGCTTGAAGGGCAATACGATTATGTACTGATGGACTGTCCGCCTGTACTCGGTGTTTTGATGGTGAATGCACTGGCTGCTTCTGATAGAATTATTGTCCCAGTGCAAACCGAGTTTTTGGCGCTTAAGGGCCTAGACCGCATGATGAAGACAATGGAGATCATGCAAGGTGAGCAGCAAGAGCCATTTACCTATACCATAGTTCCGACTATGTTTGATAAACGCACTAAAGCCTCTTTACTTGCCTATCAAAAGTTACAAGAACTTTATGGTGATAAAGTTTGGCCTGGGGTTGTGCCAGTTGATACTAACTTTAGAAATGCGAGTGTCTCGCAGAAAGTACCTTCGGATTACGCAGGTAACTCTCGTGGTGTCTACGCTTATAAAAGCTTGTTGAAACATTTAATTAAACTTACCGCAGTAAATAAATAG